The following coding sequences lie in one Polluticoccus soli genomic window:
- a CDS encoding aminotransferase class V-fold PLP-dependent enzyme — protein MSQPELTYLNTAAAGLLSKSSLAATHSFYDALQVNASARSEEWRFKEWPQIRETLAAFMDAPVSNVAFVPNFSYALTALVHSMTGKERVLLYNNDYPSVLDAFRLNNFNITWIDNEDGFHISSDKLKDTLLSKKIDLLVISHVQWLSGFKLDINDMAAFCRQHNIVFIVDATQSLGSVRLSARELDADAIIASNYKWMNAGFGSGVMYLGDRFLERFTPKIGGMGSYTMQGDKMFYEPSVRSFEPGHLNMAGLLLLNGAMKEKLEKGLDKIEMHNRKLTNQLLEAMVTMPVKLLGPADTIDRSSIVIIKDENGLGKYLADDSIIVTHRAGNLRVSMHFYNTEAEVQRLIACLQRFYSQGNT, from the coding sequence ATGAGCCAGCCAGAACTTACTTACCTCAACACCGCAGCGGCGGGATTGCTCAGCAAGTCGTCGCTTGCAGCCACTCATTCCTTTTACGATGCGTTGCAGGTAAATGCTAGTGCTCGCTCGGAAGAATGGCGGTTTAAAGAGTGGCCGCAGATCAGGGAAACACTGGCGGCATTCATGGATGCGCCGGTAAGTAATGTGGCATTCGTTCCCAATTTCTCTTATGCGCTCACTGCATTAGTTCACTCCATGACAGGAAAGGAGCGGGTACTGCTTTATAATAATGATTACCCTTCTGTGCTGGATGCCTTTCGCCTGAATAACTTCAACATTACATGGATAGATAATGAGGACGGCTTCCATATCTCCTCCGATAAGTTGAAGGATACTCTGCTTTCGAAGAAGATAGACCTGTTAGTGATAAGTCATGTTCAGTGGCTGTCTGGTTTTAAGCTGGATATTAACGACATGGCAGCATTCTGCCGGCAGCATAACATCGTATTCATTGTAGACGCTACCCAGAGTCTGGGATCGGTACGGTTGTCTGCCAGGGAATTGGATGCAGATGCGATCATTGCCAGCAACTATAAATGGATGAATGCCGGCTTTGGAAGTGGTGTAATGTACCTGGGGGATAGGTTCCTCGAGCGGTTTACACCTAAAATAGGAGGTATGGGCAGCTATACTATGCAAGGCGATAAGATGTTTTATGAGCCGTCGGTACGTAGCTTTGAGCCTGGGCATTTGAACATGGCTGGATTGCTATTGTTGAACGGCGCTATGAAGGAAAAGCTGGAGAAGGGACTTGATAAGATTGAAATGCATAATCGAAAGCTGACCAATCAGCTATTAGAGGCTATGGTTACAATGCCTGTGAAGTTGCTGGGGCCTGCAGATACAATTGACCGGAGCTCGATAGTGATAATTAAAGATGAAAATGGTCTGGGTAAATACCTTGCAGACGACAGTATCATTGTGACGCACCGGGCTGGTAATTTGAGGGTCAGCATGCATTTTTACAACACAGAAGCCGAAGTACAGCGCCTTATTGCATGCCTGCAGCGGTTTTATAGCCAAGGCAATACATGA
- a CDS encoding carboxypeptidase-like regulatory domain-containing protein: protein MSRQSTYRFCLSFLLITLVTVCSMQAVAQPGNRLYSSHVLYDTLTANSNKEFLFNSINITNLTSEKISITVNVDAPKGWSSTQKVITLSLNGNENTIVPIRLSAQNTATVGWQTVKLEYHVNNNAVPDADTFRVRLKEFSKFKATLLNSNVVLPAFQKNNSFPVSVKNLGNTPDVFTIAFSNDQLQLQDKISFPLAAGKDSTYTLNIRLTEGQFSVLRKEEIKILVSNQVGETVNLSQNLSKIGYMLRENSTAYLDMPLRLEAGGMYSGNGNLQYYGGIAGYVDLTDNDRVSVDFRSNTYAPGQVIDNRIIRGEYRGEHVVAMAGNLLEVTDFFVDGYGGKVGYKWDDRNKAQVFGMLKSRIGNSQLYGGNFSYGLSKNVTSFSTLTANFENVKQLHSYLAKQGLDIRFGANGKLIATGGVGLDETKGRLAGTSDSRLLGSHFGYDLQWSNKRLGVVSNVSNYSNSFPGIYKGQRLQIHDVRVFHNSSFMGGYYEYTFRKQNYFLDDSLYSDVFNLRTKNYGVRVGHNMKKANFILSAGRQEQEQPTDEPNNPVFQFTYLNLNVSTSPIEGLFFSTNSYIGHGSLANTSGNKVLINSNQASAQYKNAGLTLRYDVGPYYYHEYIAYLKNPEKFQRVILSPYVDANFFNRALSMRAQFNYAKTVPNFNEVSNILTSVQYSNYLRGVDFSVSGIIPVQQRNTQPFINASVRFRLHAPFIAVRKYYDARIILFKDENGNGRQDSGEDAIAGQMLSVNNNLFVTNLDGHAIFKNISAGTYKLDLGYASKVKGWIPVGGTIQQFDIQGNKNIYVPYKAGKTIEGKLTLTVDSNSALSYSLANIRVTATTGEDGSQTYSTITDANGEFHFSLPDGNYLVKLNEGAFDDNFRPTQLAQRVDLINNQDKTLYFEIKQKKRGINIRKK, encoded by the coding sequence ATGAGCCGCCAATCCACATATCGTTTTTGCCTAAGCTTCCTGCTGATAACACTGGTTACAGTGTGTAGCATGCAAGCTGTAGCCCAACCTGGGAACAGGTTATACAGCTCTCATGTTCTCTACGATACACTCACTGCCAATAGCAACAAAGAGTTTCTTTTCAATAGCATCAACATCACCAACCTCACCAGCGAAAAGATCAGCATCACTGTAAATGTCGATGCACCTAAAGGTTGGAGCAGCACGCAAAAAGTCATTACGCTCAGCCTGAATGGCAATGAGAATACCATAGTCCCTATTCGCCTTTCTGCTCAAAACACAGCAACCGTAGGCTGGCAAACGGTAAAGTTGGAATATCACGTTAATAATAATGCTGTCCCTGATGCAGACACCTTCCGGGTGCGTCTGAAGGAGTTCAGCAAATTCAAGGCTACGCTCCTCAACTCAAACGTTGTATTACCAGCCTTCCAGAAGAATAATTCCTTTCCCGTATCTGTTAAAAACCTCGGTAACACTCCCGATGTTTTTACCATTGCGTTCAGTAACGACCAGCTACAACTACAGGATAAGATATCTTTTCCTCTTGCCGCCGGTAAGGATAGCACTTATACCTTGAACATCAGGTTGACCGAAGGTCAGTTCTCAGTATTGCGAAAGGAAGAGATCAAAATACTAGTGAGCAACCAGGTAGGCGAAACTGTAAACCTGTCGCAAAACCTGTCGAAGATCGGCTACATGCTGCGCGAAAATTCTACCGCTTATCTGGACATGCCACTGCGCCTGGAGGCTGGAGGCATGTATTCGGGCAATGGCAACCTGCAGTATTATGGCGGCATTGCGGGCTATGTAGACTTAACAGATAACGATCGTGTATCAGTTGACTTCCGTAGCAATACTTATGCTCCGGGCCAAGTGATAGATAACCGGATAATACGCGGAGAATACAGAGGCGAACACGTGGTTGCTATGGCAGGTAACCTGCTGGAGGTAACCGATTTCTTTGTAGACGGCTATGGCGGCAAGGTTGGTTACAAATGGGACGACCGCAACAAGGCGCAAGTCTTCGGTATGCTGAAGAGCCGTATTGGTAATAGCCAGCTTTATGGAGGCAATTTTTCATATGGCCTCTCTAAAAACGTTACGAGCTTCAGCACTCTTACAGCCAACTTTGAGAATGTAAAACAGCTGCATAGCTACCTCGCCAAGCAAGGTCTGGATATCAGGTTCGGTGCTAATGGCAAACTGATCGCCACTGGTGGTGTTGGTCTTGACGAAACAAAAGGAAGACTGGCCGGCACTTCTGATTCAAGACTACTTGGCAGCCATTTTGGATATGATCTGCAGTGGAGTAATAAAAGACTGGGTGTTGTATCGAATGTTTCGAATTACAGCAATTCGTTTCCCGGCATTTATAAGGGACAACGGTTGCAAATACACGATGTGAGAGTGTTTCACAACTCATCTTTTATGGGAGGCTATTACGAGTACACGTTCAGGAAGCAAAACTATTTCCTGGATGACAGCCTTTACTCAGATGTATTCAATTTAAGAACGAAGAACTATGGTGTTCGCGTTGGTCATAACATGAAGAAAGCAAACTTCATTTTGTCTGCAGGCCGCCAGGAACAAGAGCAACCAACCGACGAACCCAATAACCCGGTGTTCCAGTTTACTTATTTAAACCTAAATGTTTCTACGTCGCCGATAGAAGGCTTGTTCTTTAGTACCAACTCGTACATTGGTCACGGCAGCCTGGCTAACACTAGCGGCAACAAAGTGCTTATCAACAGTAACCAGGCCAGCGCTCAATATAAAAATGCAGGACTTACATTACGCTATGATGTTGGGCCTTACTATTATCACGAGTATATCGCGTATCTGAAAAATCCCGAAAAATTCCAGCGTGTTATTTTGAGCCCGTATGTAGATGCGAACTTTTTTAATCGTGCACTGAGCATGCGTGCCCAGTTCAACTATGCTAAGACGGTTCCAAACTTCAACGAGGTTTCGAATATTTTGACAAGCGTTCAATATTCCAACTACCTGCGCGGAGTAGACTTTAGCGTATCAGGCATCATACCGGTGCAGCAGCGCAACACACAGCCATTTATCAACGCGTCGGTGCGCTTCAGGCTTCACGCTCCGTTTATTGCTGTGCGTAAATACTATGACGCCAGGATCATCCTGTTTAAGGACGAGAATGGCAATGGCAGACAAGATTCAGGAGAAGATGCTATCGCCGGCCAGATGCTTTCGGTTAACAACAACCTGTTCGTAACAAACCTGGACGGCCATGCCATTTTTAAAAATATCAGCGCGGGGACCTATAAACTTGATCTGGGCTACGCCAGTAAGGTGAAAGGCTGGATACCTGTTGGAGGCACTATTCAGCAGTTTGACATCCAGGGCAACAAGAACATTTACGTTCCCTACAAAGCAGGTAAAACAATTGAGGGTAAGCTGACACTGACGGTCGATTCTAATTCGGCACTAAGCTATAGCCTTGCAAATATCAGGGTAACAGCTACAACGGGCGAAGATGGTTCTCAAACCTACTCTACCATCACCGATGCTAATGGCGAGTTCCATTTCAGCCTGCCAGACGGCAACTACCTTGTAAAATTAAACGAGGGCGCGTTTGATGATAATTTCCGTCCAACCCAACTGGCACAACGCGTTGATCTCATCAACAACCAGGATAAGACGCTCTACTTCGAGATCAAGCAAAAGAAAAGAGGCATCAACATCCGCAAAAAATAA
- a CDS encoding T9SS type A sorting domain-containing protein, whose translation MSRHLRLYLLLPVVMLFVPLLMRGQMYHHIPYTTSSVTVGGNTVTVTPYNATTQASICNLSNAYALQTGIGGTGSSFMFSFSAPASHIRIRLLDMNVGDFVGVKINSLQHTLQYSEVSPIDPALNLTCNNQTADSIENGLLTTYSPTSSQGRSAQIDLNPGTQINDFEFFYEQNPAGSGAALFEIYFVNDTCGANTLTATANTPCEGQSLNLGAVNVPPGVTDYSWSTIPPLAFSSAIANPTITNITKADAGYYYLTATRGNCVYTDDIEVKVKTRPVVTTISSSPAAPCPGQNFNLSADADSLGSTFSWTGPNSYTSAQQNPTVTNTSFLSQGTYSVVATYNGCPSVPKTTNVTLFSSAVTPTAAPVAPLCPGKTLNLSASTVPDPNATYLWIGPNNFSSTSLTPSISNITFADSGKYYVVSVTNGCQSLPDSVSVKVDILTPTPDADSAIVVCPGATMKLNVANMPGATFKWTGPAFPTPSPVQNPSVPNATAGFAGKYFVTATINGCVSRPDSTVVTLDITTPTPETDSLTIVCPNTTLKLFVDTVAGATYYWAGPAGFSTTGQYPTIPNATSIIAGKYYVRVNVNGCMSLADTTVVVLQITTPTPEAGSNGPICEGTNLQLTALQIPNASYKWKGPGGFSSNAQNPALPNAAPETAGQYIVEANVDGCISLPDTVTVDVKRSPTVTLEGDTLICENDTLNLAAISPQDGISYQWTLPSGSNFTEKYLAIANADGKAAGRYSVYVNHEGCQSKAPGIIDVRVKPLPAIPVASNNSSTTDSARKVGQEIKLYSENATPGITYSWTGPDGFTSTQQNPVLKDISKRNEGIYTIRTILDGCQTLAETEVFVSNRNYVVLYPNPNDGKFTLKASLGKDQAADLFIVNAVGQVVYKDKVDVKGKLLLKEFSLGANLSNGVYLLHIPLEGDDDIDLRFVITR comes from the coding sequence ATGTCTAGACATTTACGCCTTTACCTATTGTTACCTGTCGTGATGTTGTTTGTCCCATTGTTAATGCGTGGACAAATGTATCATCACATACCTTACACAACGTCGTCGGTTACTGTTGGCGGTAATACTGTCACTGTAACACCGTACAATGCAACTACGCAGGCATCTATCTGCAATCTTTCCAATGCCTACGCGCTGCAAACAGGCATAGGTGGTACTGGCTCCAGCTTTATGTTTAGTTTTTCTGCTCCTGCCAGCCATATCCGTATCAGGTTACTGGATATGAATGTTGGCGATTTTGTTGGTGTAAAGATCAACTCGCTACAGCACACTCTGCAGTATAGTGAAGTGAGCCCAATCGACCCGGCGCTCAACCTGACTTGTAATAACCAAACTGCAGATTCAATTGAAAACGGTTTGTTGACAACATACTCGCCCACCTCTTCGCAAGGACGTTCAGCACAGATAGATCTGAATCCAGGCACACAGATCAACGACTTTGAATTCTTTTATGAGCAAAACCCCGCGGGCAGCGGTGCCGCGCTTTTTGAAATATACTTTGTGAACGACACTTGTGGCGCTAATACGCTAACAGCTACTGCTAACACGCCATGCGAAGGCCAATCGTTAAACCTTGGAGCTGTAAATGTACCGCCAGGCGTTACCGACTATTCATGGAGCACCATTCCACCCCTTGCCTTTAGCAGCGCTATTGCTAATCCAACGATCACCAACATCACAAAAGCAGATGCAGGTTATTACTATTTAACTGCTACGCGCGGAAATTGTGTGTACACCGACGATATAGAAGTAAAAGTAAAAACAAGACCAGTTGTCACTACAATATCTTCGTCTCCTGCTGCGCCATGTCCGGGACAAAACTTTAACTTGAGTGCAGACGCCGATTCATTAGGGTCAACCTTTAGTTGGACTGGCCCCAATAGCTATACCTCAGCTCAGCAAAATCCCACGGTAACCAACACCAGTTTCCTCAGCCAGGGTACATATAGTGTTGTTGCTACTTACAATGGCTGTCCATCTGTACCTAAAACAACTAACGTAACACTGTTTTCATCGGCCGTTACGCCAACGGCAGCACCAGTTGCACCGCTTTGTCCGGGAAAGACGCTGAATTTGTCTGCCAGTACTGTTCCTGATCCAAATGCGACATACCTGTGGATAGGCCCTAATAACTTCTCGAGCACATCGCTGACGCCGTCGATATCCAACATTACATTTGCCGATTCTGGAAAATACTACGTCGTTTCAGTGACCAACGGCTGTCAGTCATTGCCCGATAGCGTTTCGGTAAAGGTTGACATATTGACCCCTACACCCGACGCAGATAGTGCGATCGTCGTGTGTCCAGGAGCCACGATGAAATTGAATGTCGCCAATATGCCGGGAGCAACATTTAAATGGACTGGCCCCGCTTTCCCAACACCATCGCCAGTGCAAAACCCTTCGGTACCCAATGCCACAGCAGGCTTTGCTGGAAAATACTTTGTAACGGCAACTATTAATGGGTGTGTTTCACGTCCCGACAGTACGGTGGTCACTTTGGACATTACCACCCCTACACCGGAAACTGACAGCCTTACCATTGTTTGTCCTAATACCACATTAAAACTTTTTGTAGACACAGTAGCCGGCGCCACTTACTACTGGGCGGGACCAGCCGGTTTTTCGACAACCGGTCAATACCCTACAATACCCAACGCGACCAGCATCATTGCGGGTAAATACTATGTGCGTGTAAATGTAAACGGATGCATGTCGCTGGCCGACACTACAGTGGTAGTACTACAGATCACCACGCCTACGCCAGAAGCAGGTAGCAACGGCCCTATTTGCGAAGGAACCAATCTGCAGCTAACTGCTTTGCAAATACCTAATGCCAGCTACAAGTGGAAAGGACCGGGAGGTTTCAGTTCAAATGCGCAAAATCCGGCATTGCCTAACGCTGCTCCTGAAACTGCAGGCCAATACATCGTTGAGGCAAATGTCGATGGTTGCATCTCGCTACCCGACACTGTTACTGTCGATGTGAAACGCTCACCTACAGTTACTCTTGAAGGAGATACACTGATATGCGAAAACGACACACTGAACCTTGCTGCTATTAGTCCGCAGGATGGCATTTCTTACCAATGGACACTGCCTAGTGGAAGTAACTTCACAGAGAAGTACCTCGCAATTGCTAATGCTGACGGTAAGGCAGCAGGCAGGTACAGCGTATATGTAAATCACGAAGGTTGCCAGTCGAAAGCTCCGGGCATAATTGATGTAAGAGTAAAACCTTTGCCCGCTATACCAGTAGCAAGCAACAACAGTTCTACTACAGACAGCGCACGTAAAGTTGGACAGGAGATAAAGCTGTATAGTGAAAACGCTACGCCCGGTATCACTTATTCATGGACTGGCCCGGATGGCTTCACATCAACACAACAAAACCCTGTGCTCAAAGATATTAGTAAGCGCAACGAAGGCATATATACCATTAGAACAATACTCGATGGCTGCCAGACACTTGCCGAAACCGAAGTGTTTGTGTCAAACCGCAACTATGTAGTCCTATATCCCAATCCAAACGATGGAAAATTCACTCTGAAAGCCAGCTTGGGTAAAGACCAGGCAGCCGACCTGTTTATCGTTAACGCCGTTGGACAGGTAGTGTATAAAGACAAAGTGGACGTGAAAGGCAAGCTGTTGCTTAAGGAGTTCTCGCTAGGAGCCAACCTGAGTAATGGAGTATACCTGCTGCACATACCGCTTGAAGGTGATGATGATATTGACCTTCGCTTTGTCATCACGCGTTAG
- the tuf gene encoding elongation factor Tu, producing the protein MAKETFKREKPHVNIGTIGHVDHGKTTLTAAITTILANKGLAEKKGYDEIDAAPEEKERGITINTAHVEYQTANRHYAHVDCPGHADYVKNMITGAAQMDGAILVVAATDGPMPQTKEHILLARQVGVPRIVVFMNKVDLVDDAEILDLVEMEIRELLSKYEYDGDNTPIIKGSATGALAGEAQWVKAVEDLMEAVDTYIPLPPRPIDQPFLMSVEDVFTITGRGTVATGRIERGIIKVGENVEIVGFNDSPLSSTCTGVEMFKKLLDQGQAGDNAGILLRGIEKKDIRRGMVICAPKSITPHTQFKGEVYVLSKEEGGRHTPFFNKYRPQFYFRTTDVTGECTLPEGVEMVMPGDNVNLNVVLIAPIAMEKGLKFAIREGGRTVGAGQVTEIVK; encoded by the coding sequence ATGGCAAAAGAGACCTTTAAGCGGGAAAAACCCCACGTAAACATTGGTACCATCGGCCACGTTGACCATGGTAAAACCACTTTGACTGCAGCTATCACAACTATCCTGGCAAACAAAGGATTGGCTGAGAAGAAAGGCTATGATGAGATCGATGCGGCTCCAGAAGAAAAAGAACGTGGTATCACCATCAACACAGCTCACGTTGAGTACCAGACGGCTAACCGTCACTACGCTCACGTTGACTGTCCAGGTCACGCTGACTATGTGAAAAACATGATCACTGGTGCTGCCCAGATGGACGGTGCTATCCTGGTGGTTGCTGCTACAGATGGTCCTATGCCACAAACTAAAGAACACATCCTGCTGGCTCGCCAGGTAGGCGTTCCTCGTATCGTTGTGTTCATGAATAAAGTTGACCTGGTTGATGACGCTGAGATCCTGGACCTGGTTGAAATGGAAATTCGCGAACTGCTGAGCAAATACGAATACGATGGTGACAACACTCCGATCATCAAAGGTTCTGCTACAGGCGCACTGGCTGGTGAAGCTCAGTGGGTTAAAGCTGTAGAAGATCTGATGGAAGCTGTTGATACTTACATTCCACTGCCTCCTCGTCCGATCGATCAACCATTCCTGATGTCAGTTGAAGACGTATTCACTATCACTGGTCGTGGTACAGTTGCTACTGGTCGTATCGAGCGTGGTATCATCAAAGTTGGTGAAAACGTTGAGATCGTTGGTTTCAATGATTCTCCTCTGTCTTCTACTTGTACTGGTGTTGAGATGTTCAAAAAACTTCTGGACCAAGGTCAGGCTGGTGACAACGCTGGTATCCTGCTCCGCGGTATTGAGAAGAAAGATATCCGTCGTGGTATGGTTATCTGTGCTCCTAAGAGCATCACTCCGCACACACAATTCAAAGGTGAAGTTTACGTGCTGAGCAAAGAAGAAGGTGGTCGTCACACTCCATTCTTCAACAAATACCGTCCTCAGTTCTATTTCCGTACTACCGACGTAACAGGTGAGTGCACGCTGCCTGAAGGTGTGGAAATGGTAATGCCTGGCGATAACGTGAATCTGAATGTAGTTCTGATCGCTCCAATTGCGATGGAAAAAGGTCTGAAATTCGCGATCCGCGAAGGTGGCCGTACAGTAGGTGCCGGTCAGGTTACTGAGATCGTAAAATAA
- a CDS encoding calcium-binding EGF-like domain-containing protein — MRQLSPIVYRLAFLFVILVLGSCIKDKCGKVICYNKGVCVDGQCACPSGFEGLYCDTAWFEKFKGTWQVDETYVRDTGDAHFGYDLKIVGAADSFTITGLHDSLNGVVCKRQSRYEFSIKANQVMRADSSIIIRGGEGKMKNDLVTGVYSFKYKDTTLSVNFKWKR; from the coding sequence ATGAGACAGTTATCTCCCATTGTGTATCGGCTTGCTTTCCTGTTCGTTATCCTGGTGCTAGGTTCTTGTATTAAGGACAAATGCGGCAAGGTTATTTGCTACAACAAGGGTGTGTGTGTAGATGGCCAGTGTGCATGTCCATCAGGGTTTGAAGGTTTGTACTGTGATACTGCCTGGTTTGAAAAATTTAAGGGTACCTGGCAGGTTGATGAAACCTATGTGCGCGATACGGGTGATGCGCATTTTGGTTATGATCTCAAGATAGTTGGTGCTGCAGATAGTTTTACTATCACAGGGTTGCACGATTCGCTTAATGGAGTCGTTTGTAAAAGGCAATCGCGCTACGAGTTTTCAATAAAAGCCAACCAGGTGATGCGCGCAGATAGTTCCATCATCATTCGCGGTGGGGAGGGAAAAATGAAAAACGACCTGGTAACAGGCGTCTATTCCTTCAAGTATAAAGACACAACTCTGAGTGTCAATTTCAAATGGAAGAGGTAG
- a CDS encoding mechanosensitive ion channel family protein, with translation MIGILLQISWKELETPLAGEKLHNLAWCLGIIIVTLLIKKPLANVLTRLISGLANRFTDRNHSEKFRSLVQSPIESLLQTILFYIAFNQLEVLLDQFLLHRYKGAKGGLAIRLGDVIDHVFMLLAIIFTTLILSRIADFIYQVQHEKAIADENNEREQLLPLLKEIVKLVLWSLGIFWLLGSVFHVNVPALITGLGIGGVAIALAAKESIENLFAAFTILTDKPFQTGDTIRLGSLEGSVERIGFRSTGLRNADGSLYIIPNKKLVNENVENLSNRTSRRVRIIVNIKYGIAHTAFRQMVSELKDMVQGSLHVVHPIEISIDNFGENVMQLTLSYHLPDPMRDGVSISSVKQEINLRTYEIISKYTDSSNVSIDTSGAENKLADENSEKSDDDDIV, from the coding sequence CCACTGGCGAATGTTCTTACCCGGCTTATCTCCGGCCTTGCCAATCGCTTTACAGACAGAAACCATAGCGAGAAATTTCGCAGCCTGGTTCAATCCCCTATCGAATCGCTTTTGCAAACAATTCTGTTCTATATAGCATTCAACCAACTGGAAGTTTTACTTGACCAGTTCCTGCTACATAGATATAAAGGGGCAAAAGGTGGTCTTGCCATTCGTCTTGGAGATGTGATCGATCATGTCTTTATGTTGCTGGCCATCATATTTACAACGCTTATCCTTTCACGTATCGCCGATTTCATTTACCAGGTACAGCATGAAAAGGCGATTGCTGACGAGAACAATGAACGTGAGCAATTGTTGCCACTGCTGAAAGAAATAGTGAAGCTGGTATTATGGTCGCTGGGTATATTCTGGTTGCTTGGCTCTGTGTTCCATGTAAATGTGCCCGCGCTCATTACCGGTTTGGGTATTGGCGGTGTGGCTATAGCGCTGGCGGCCAAAGAAAGCATTGAGAATCTCTTTGCTGCATTTACCATTCTCACTGATAAGCCTTTTCAAACAGGCGATACCATCAGGCTGGGCAGCCTTGAAGGCAGTGTAGAACGCATAGGCTTTCGCAGCACCGGCCTTCGCAATGCCGATGGATCGCTATATATAATACCGAACAAAAAGCTGGTAAACGAGAACGTAGAGAACCTGAGCAACAGGACCAGCAGGCGTGTGCGCATCATAGTAAATATCAAATACGGCATTGCGCATACTGCATTCAGGCAAATGGTGTCGGAGTTAAAAGATATGGTGCAGGGATCGTTGCATGTAGTACATCCTATTGAGATCAGCATTGATAACTTCGGCGAGAATGTAATGCAGCTAACGCTTAGCTATCATTTGCCAGACCCTATGCGCGACGGTGTTTCTATCTCTTCTGTAAAGCAGGAAATAAACCTGCGTACCTACGAGATCATCTCAAAATATACCGACTCATCTAACGTTAGTATAGACACTTCGGGCGCTGAAAACAAACTTGCTGACGAAAACAGCGAAAAGAGCGATGATGACGACATCGTCTGA
- the nusG gene encoding transcription termination/antitermination protein NusG yields MTETKTNQETGTQQETKWYVLRVISGKEKKVKEYLDKEVKISGWSNAIFQILCPVEKVFKVQGGKKVLREKILFPGYLMLEALEGKLTDDMIQTIKNVTGVIHFLGKDQPTALRKSEVNKMFGKMDEVSEQGIGYAEPYIVGETVKIIDGPFNDFNGTVEEVNEEKKKLKVVVKIFGRATPVELNYMQVEKIA; encoded by the coding sequence ATGACGGAAACTAAAACTAACCAGGAAACTGGTACCCAGCAGGAAACCAAATGGTACGTGCTGCGTGTCATTAGTGGTAAGGAAAAGAAAGTAAAGGAATACCTGGATAAAGAAGTGAAGATAAGCGGCTGGAGCAATGCTATCTTTCAAATACTGTGTCCCGTTGAAAAAGTATTCAAAGTTCAGGGCGGTAAAAAAGTACTGCGTGAAAAGATCCTTTTCCCTGGTTACCTGATGCTCGAAGCTTTGGAAGGCAAGCTGACTGACGATATGATCCAAACGATCAAGAACGTTACAGGTGTTATTCACTTCCTGGGTAAAGACCAACCAACGGCACTTCGCAAGTCTGAGGTGAACAAGATGTTTGGTAAGATGGATGAGGTAAGCGAACAAGGCATTGGCTACGCTGAACCATACATCGTTGGTGAAACAGTTAAGATCATCGACGGGCCGTTCAACGACTTTAACGGTACTGTAGAAGAAGTAAACGAAGAGAAGAAAAAACTGAAAGTGGTAGTGAAGATCTTCGGTCGTGCTACGCCGGTAGAGCTGAACTACATGCAGGTAGAAAAGATTGCTTAG
- the secE gene encoding preprotein translocase subunit SecE produces MAKFGTYITEAYDELLHKVTWPSWEELQQTTIIVLVALVIITMVIFGMDFVSKEVTSLLYSILGK; encoded by the coding sequence ATGGCTAAATTCGGTACATACATAACGGAAGCATACGATGAACTTTTACATAAAGTGACCTGGCCATCGTGGGAAGAGCTGCAACAGACTACCATTATCGTACTGGTAGCGCTCGTTATCATCACCATGGTGATCTTTGGTATGGACTTCGTGTCTAAAGAAGTAACATCGCTTCTGTACAGCATTTTAGGCAAGTAA